The Curtobacterium sp. MCSS17_015 genomic sequence CGAGGTACGCCTTATCCGCCTTCGGGCGATCCCACTGCTTCGCGATCGACTCGAACTGCCCAGGACCGAACTCGCCAACCGGGCCAGTCGCGTCCTGAATTGCTGCGACCCTCTGCTCAACGGTCGTCAGATCCTTGTGCTCGTCGCCAGCCCAACGAGCGAAGAAGAACAGCGCCGGGTCATCGATCTCACCGGCAGCGATCATCTCCGCCTCAGCGCGGACATCCTCTTCGATGGAGTTCTGGCCCGGCTGTCCTGCAGTTGACGTGTACAGCGCCCACGGATCTTCAAGCGGGCGCTTCGTCAGGTTGGCGCTCATCGTCTCGTGCGCGTTCTTCGCGGACGGCAGGAACAGGCGGTGCGGCTCGTCGAAGTGCTGGAACGTCGTCAGTGCGCCATCACGCGAGCCAGGCGAGTTCGACACAGGAACGCAACGTCCGTCTGCAACACCGCGAGCGTCGAGGCGCACGATCCGGTCCAGGGAAGCGTCGAACATGTCGGCGTCTTCGCCGTGCTCTACGACGTACTTCAGGACGCCGTATGCGAGCTCCGACACTTGCTCTTCCGTTACCGCCATCATCGGGATGTACGGGAACGCCACCGGCTTGCCGACAGGGTCCCCGTGAGCGTCCCACCCGTCGTGCCGGACCGGCGCATCGGGGTGGAGCTCCGCGTACGCCACCCACGCAGCGAACTCGGTCTTCGCCATGCCCTTACGCCACTCGATCGCCCCACGCTGGAAACGCCGCCGACCCTCAAGCCGGTGGCCCCGCGGGTAGATCTCATACAGCCGGTACAGCGCTGCACGCTTCTCAGCGTCAAGTTCAGCTGGCTGCCCAGCCAGCGACCCCGGACCGAACACGCAGCTGGCTTCGATGAAGTCTGCGATGGCCGGCCCCAGCGTTGGGAAGTCGAGGTCAAGCGGCGGCACGATCAGCGTCGCCATCAGCGCCTCAATTCACTGCTTGCAGAACCGACCGCGGGTCCTCGCCCCGCTTCGGCTGACGGCTCGCCGAGGACGTGCCACGACGGACCGCCCCACGCTCCTTCGCCTGCTCCGCGGACTCAACAGCCCACTCGAGCGAGCGCCGAGCCATGGGCGAAAGGCCGAGATCCTTGCGCTGCAGCCGTAGCTCAGCCATCGCGTCCTTGCGGTCCTTCGCGGTCTCACCTGTGACGAAGTCGTTGTAAGCGGCCGTGCACATCACCACGTTGTGGTAATCCGACTCAAGCCACTCGGAAGACATCTCCGACGACCACATGTCGTCCCAATAGGAAACGGCTGCGTCTGTCCACTGAACCCAATCGGGGACGGCGGGAATGCCCGCTTCGTTGACCGCCGCGAGAGTACGGGCACCAGCAGTCTTGTTGCGTCGCGCGCGAGTCGACGGGTGCTTTTTAGGTGCGGGCATGCGGGCCTCCCATGGCGGGAAATCGAGACGCCCATGACGGGCAGATGCTAGTGGATAGGCGGCTAAATCCGGTACGATTGACCTATGCGCGAGTGCGGGTACTGCGGAAAGTCGATCGTCTACAAGAACGCTCAAGCGCGTTTCTGCTCCGACAAGTGCCGCAACTACGACCGACGCCGACAACAGCGCAACCCGATCCCCGCCGAGATCACAAAGCGCGACCGGTGGGTGAGGTGGAACGCAGCTAAAGTGCCGCTCACTGCGAGCGGATCCACCGCCTCAAGCACCAACCCGGCAACCTGGACTACCTACGCCGGAGCAACCGCGTCAACCGCCGGCGTCGGGATCGGCTATGTCCTCGGAGACGGCATCGGGTGCATCGACCTCGACCATTGCCTACTCGACGGCAAGCCGAACCAGGAAGCGCTTACGTTCCTTGAGGCATACCCACGCCACTACATTGAGGTTTCCCCGAGTGGCGACGGCCTGCACATCCTCGGAACCGCAGAAGCAGCGGTCGGGCGTCGCTACACCGCAAACGGTCTGCACATTGAGCGCTACAGCACCGGGCGCTACATCACCGTAACCGGGAACGTCTACCAGCATGGGGAACTACTGCCGCTCTAGGCGACGTCGAGGGTGCCGGCTGCGACGATGACGCCGACTGCACCGGTGGAATTGACGATCGCCGTCGTGTCGAAGAGCTCCGTTGCCACCGTGCGGACCGTGTCGCCCTCGTAGTTCGCGATGCGTTCGTGCTCGACCTCGTCGATGACGATCGCGAAGGGGTAGTCGACGTCGTCGCCGGCACCCTTCGATGGAAGGGTGAGAACCTGGATACGTGCCATGTTGATCGCCTCCATTGATCCGATAGGAAGTACCGATTTGCGTGGCACACAGCGATCTAAGGCGCTGGGCCTCACCAGGGTCGCGCGGCGTGGGCACCAGCGCCACAGGGCGGGAGTTAGGCACACAGCCCCTCCCGCGGCCCGAATCTGGGGGAATCGTACGCAACAACTTGTGCAGCATCTCTCCGGTGTCCGAACGGAGGCCCACCCCGGGGGTAAGCCCCGGGGTGGCGTCTTATACTGCTAGCAGTTCGAGTACTCGTGCGCGGCACCGAGAACTGAGCT encodes the following:
- a CDS encoding DNA primase encodes the protein MRECGYCGKSIVYKNAQARFCSDKCRNYDRRRQQRNPIPAEITKRDRWVRWNAAKVPLTASGSTASSTNPATWTTYAGATASTAGVGIGYVLGDGIGCIDLDHCLLDGKPNQEALTFLEAYPRHYIEVSPSGDGLHILGTAEAAVGRRYTANGLHIERYSTGRYITVTGNVYQHGELLPL
- a CDS encoding large terminase is translated as MATLIVPPLDLDFPTLGPAIADFIEASCVFGPGSLAGQPAELDAEKRAALYRLYEIYPRGHRLEGRRRFQRGAIEWRKGMAKTEFAAWVAYAELHPDAPVRHDGWDAHGDPVGKPVAFPYIPMMAVTEEQVSELAYGVLKYVVEHGEDADMFDASLDRIVRLDARGVADGRCVPVSNSPGSRDGALTTFQHFDEPHRLFLPSAKNAHETMSANLTKRPLEDPWALYTSTAGQPGQNSIEEDVRAEAEMIAAGEIDDPALFFFARWAGDEHKDLTTVEQRVAAIQDATGPVGEFGPGQFESIAKQWDRPKADKAYLERVWLNRWRKSDSQFFDMTKIAAKNLAVPGQTIPKGAFVALGFDGARFRDATALVATDIDTGLQELLGCWERPYEADEWEVDEADVTATLAEAMERFRVYKLYGDPPHWTETLGSWAARWPDQVEEWWTARPKTMAYTLREYVEAIDSGSVLFGGASTPDAAFDPHGDLLRHLGNAGAKELRIKDDEGKPLYVMQKQDGRQEFKFDAAMAAVLSWKACLDARKSGAKPRGKKRAVIRRLA